The genomic window TGTACTTGTGGGGCAAAATTGACCCCAGTGCGATCGCCCAAAAATTTCCATCGCTTTACGCTCTATCTTTAAACAAGTGGTACTTTGACGAAGTATACGATCGCGTATTTGTGCAAGGATTGCGCCGATTAGCCCGTCAAGTTATGGAAGTTGATTTTCGCGTAGTTGATGGCGCTGTCAACCTTACAGGCTTCTTTACATTGGTTAGTGGCGAAGGGCTGAAATACTTAGAAAACGGTCGCGCCCAGTTCTACGCCTTGATTATATTTGCCGCCGTACTCGGTTTAGTAGTTGTTTTTGGAGTGACTTAGGAGGAGAGGAGTTAGGGAGTTGAAAGACGATATTTATCTCCCTTCTTCCAATAATCATGAATTTAGCAAATTTCCCTTGGCTGTCTACAATAATTCTCTTTCCGATAGCGGCATCGCTACTAATTCCGATCTTTCCCGATAAGCACATCCCAAAGATACGTTGGTACGCTTTAATTATCGGATTGATTGATTTTGCTTTAATTGTTTACGCTTTTGGTTCTCAGTACGACTTTGCTAATCCAAATTTGCAATTGGTAGAAAGTTATCCTTGGGTTCCGCAATTAGACTTAAACTGGTCGGTAGGCGTTGATGGTATATCAATGCCTTTAGTAATTTTGACGGGTTTTATTACTACGCTGGCAATTTTAGCCGCGTGGCCCGTCACTTTAAAACCAAAACTGTTTTACTTTTTGATTTTGGCAATGTATGGCGGTCAAATTGCGGTATTTGCCGTTCAAGATATGTTGCTATTTTTCCTAGTTTGGGAATTAGAACTTATCCCGGTTTACCTTTTACTAGCAATTTGGGGCGGTAAAAAGCGGCAGTATGCAGCCACAAAGTTTATTCTTTATACGGCTGGCGGTTCGCTGTTTATTTTAATTGCGGCTTTAACGATGGCGTTTTACGGCGATACAGTCACCTTTGATATGCAAGCGCTGGGGTTAAAAGATTACGCCCTTAATTTCCAGCTATTTATATACGCTGGTTTTTTAATTGCTTACGCTGTGAAGCTGCCGATTTTTCCACTGCATACATGGCTTCCCGACGCGCACGGAGAAGCTACAGCGCCCGTACATATGCTACTAGCTGGTATTCTCCTAAAAATGGGCGGTTATGCCTTAATTCGGATGAATGCCCAAATGTTACCCGATGCCCATGCTTATTTTGCCCCGGTGTTGGTAATTTTGGGGGTAGTAAACATTATCTACGCTGCTTTGACATCTTTTGCCCAACGTAATTTAAAGCGAAAAATTGCTTATTCCTCAATTTCTCACATGGGATTTGTACTAATTGGGATTGCCTCTTTTACCGATTTGGGTTTAAGTGGGGCAGTATTGCAAATGGTATCTCACGGATTAATTGGGGCGAGTTTGTTTTTCCTCGTTGGGGCAACTTACGATCGCACTCATACATTGATGCTAGATGAAATGGGTGGAGTGGGGCAAAAGATGCAGAAAATCTTTGCCATGTTTACAACCTGTTCGATGGCATCCTTAGCATTGCCAGGAATGAGCGGTTTTGTGGCGGAATTGATGATATTTGTAGGTTTTTCTAACAGTGATGCCTACGATCCAACTTTTAAAGCGATCGTGGTATTTTTGATGGCAGTGGGCGTAATTTTAACACCAATTTATCTGCTATCAATGTTGCGCGAAATCTTCTATGGACAAGAGAATCAAGAACTAATTTCTCACGAAGCCTTAATTGATGCCGAACCGCGAGAAGTGTTTATTGTTGCTTGTTTGCTTATACCAATTATTGGGATTGGTTTCTATCCCAAGTTACTAACTCAAGTGTATGACGCGACAACAATTCAGCTAACTCAAAGGCTGCGCGATTCTGTGCCAACTTTGGCACAAAAGTCTATACCTACTGTTTCTTATAGTGCGCCAGAACTTGGCGTGAGATAAAAACCAATTTAATAGTAATTTTTAGGCAGGTTTTTCACCTGCCTTTTTTTATATAGGTACAGAAAACTTGTAAGTTTCGCAAGCCCTTTAGTTGCATTCATGACTGTTTATTATAGATAGCGATCGCTTTTAGTTAAGCGCAAAGTGCAATCGCCTTCATCCTTCCCTAGATGCAGCCTGGTTTTTTCTAGCTGGAACTTTAGCAGTTTTAATTATTTAACCAAGTAGACTTGCCAACTACGTGGGAAGATGGCGATCGCGTTTGTTGGTATTGTTTAGCGACCGCAGACATTGCACCAGTCCCTAGCCAGAGTATCTGCTGGGGTAAATTGAGGTCTAATTGCGCCAGCGTATGCAGTAGGGCGGGAGTACAACAAGGACAAATCAATGGTTCGAGAGAAAACATGGCGATCGCTTCTTGAAATTTCTAGATTAAGTTAGTAGACCTACTGTTTGTTGAGGTCAACTTTCAATTAATTGATGGTATTTTTGTAAATCTTGCCATTTTTGACGATGACCTTGAAGTTCTTATCGTAATTTGCCACTACTGAAAGGTCGTTTAAAGGATTACCGTCTACCAGCAGCAAATCGGCGTAAGCGCCTTCTTCAATTACACCTAATTTGCCAGGGTAGGGGTTACGCGGCCCCGATAAGGCTAATAACTGGGCGTTGTCGTGGGTAATCAACTTCAGCGTTTCAAAAGGTGTCAGCCACTTCTGCAACTTGAGAATGTCTGCGTTCTGATTCTTATTCTGGGCAGGAACAAACAGAAAATCTGTTCCCCACGCGAGTTTGACGTTGTACTTTTTAGCCCATTTAAAGGCGTTATCCGTGCCTTCGACGACTTGACGTTTCTTCTCTCTTACTGCGTCGGTGGCGGTGGGGGGCGCTTCGTCCAACGCTTGCAAACTCAGCCATGTTCCTTTTTGCGCTAACAATTGCATGGTTGCTTCATCCACCAATTGCCCATGTTCGATACATTTTACCCCTGCTTGGATTGCTCGTCGCACCGCTCTATTGGTATAGGCGTGAACCGTGACATAAGTTCCCCAATCTTCCGCCGCTTGAACGGCCTCGGTTAGTTCGTCTAGGGTATATTGGGTTACGTCTAGAGGGTCGTAAACGGTGGCAGCCCCGCCGCCAGCCATGACTTTGATTTGAGAAGCTCCAAAACGGAGATTTTCGCGCGTAGCCGTCAGCACTTCATCTCTGCCATCGGCGATAAAGGTAGCGCCTAAAAGCTCTCCACGAGACACCTGACCACCAAACCGACGCGATCGCTCGTTTGGTAGCCTAGAGTCACCATGTCCAGAGGTTTGCGAAATTGTAGCTCCACTCGGATAGATGCGGAGACCAGAAATTGTTCCTTTATCAATGGCTGCTTTAACAGGAAACACGGGTCCACCCACATCTCGAACACTGGTAAAACCTCGCAATAACATTTGCTTTGCTTCCTCCTCTGCCCTTGCTTGGATTGTTTCAGGGGTTACTTTGGGATCGATTAAGTCCTTTTCGCTACTGGCACTCAGGACAATATGTACGTGGTTATCAATTAGTCCTGGCATTAATACGCGATCGCCTCCCTTAATTCTGGTCAAGCCAGCACTGGAGACGGAAGTAATGGGAGTTGTGGAAATTGTTTTAATTTTGTTATCGACTACTAAAACCTTTGATGGCGCAGAAAGTTGAGCAGAGGAGCCGTTGAAAATCCTGACATTTTCAAACAAAATGCTGGTGGGTTGCTGACTTGTACTTGTGGTGGGTGCTGAATTTTGAGCATAATTTAATTGTGTTGTAAGTACAAAAGTTCCTATCAGCAAAGCCGCTAATACGGTCGGCAAGCGAAATCGCATATATATGGCTCTCCTCTTTTGTCAGAATGCGTGTAAAACTTAATACTGAATTTGGGTCTA from Synechocystis sp. PCC 7509 includes these protein-coding regions:
- the ndhD1 gene encoding photosynthetic/respiratory NAD(P)H-quinone oxidoreductase subunit D1, which encodes MNLANFPWLSTIILFPIAASLLIPIFPDKHIPKIRWYALIIGLIDFALIVYAFGSQYDFANPNLQLVESYPWVPQLDLNWSVGVDGISMPLVILTGFITTLAILAAWPVTLKPKLFYFLILAMYGGQIAVFAVQDMLLFFLVWELELIPVYLLLAIWGGKKRQYAATKFILYTAGGSLFILIAALTMAFYGDTVTFDMQALGLKDYALNFQLFIYAGFLIAYAVKLPIFPLHTWLPDAHGEATAPVHMLLAGILLKMGGYALIRMNAQMLPDAHAYFAPVLVILGVVNIIYAALTSFAQRNLKRKIAYSSISHMGFVLIGIASFTDLGLSGAVLQMVSHGLIGASLFFLVGATYDRTHTLMLDEMGGVGQKMQKIFAMFTTCSMASLALPGMSGFVAELMIFVGFSNSDAYDPTFKAIVVFLMAVGVILTPIYLLSMLREIFYGQENQELISHEALIDAEPREVFIVACLLIPIIGIGFYPKLLTQVYDATTIQLTQRLRDSVPTLAQKSIPTVSYSAPELGVR
- a CDS encoding metal-dependent hydrolase family protein translates to MRFRLPTVLAALLIGTFVLTTQLNYAQNSAPTTSTSQQPTSILFENVRIFNGSSAQLSAPSKVLVVDNKIKTISTTPITSVSSAGLTRIKGGDRVLMPGLIDNHVHIVLSASSEKDLIDPKVTPETIQARAEEEAKQMLLRGFTSVRDVGGPVFPVKAAIDKGTISGLRIYPSGATISQTSGHGDSRLPNERSRRFGGQVSRGELLGATFIADGRDEVLTATRENLRFGASQIKVMAGGGAATVYDPLDVTQYTLDELTEAVQAAEDWGTYVTVHAYTNRAVRRAIQAGVKCIEHGQLVDEATMQLLAQKGTWLSLQALDEAPPTATDAVREKKRQVVEGTDNAFKWAKKYNVKLAWGTDFLFVPAQNKNQNADILKLQKWLTPFETLKLITHDNAQLLALSGPRNPYPGKLGVIEEGAYADLLLVDGNPLNDLSVVANYDKNFKVIVKNGKIYKNTIN